The proteins below come from a single Aphanothece sacrum FPU1 genomic window:
- a CDS encoding TolB family protein, with product MKRYLKPTHQGWKILTASFALGLTACGDGAFITPPTQRLGATLNSIAAEQNPQFSYEGRYVVFASDRQGKRGIWLYDFQTNGLISLPGINQPGTVQDQPDISADGKYIVYVSEQEGKSDIFVYDRQTFESKNLTKNLLGEVRHPTISGNGRLIAFESNRSGQWDIVIYDRGLNTPLSLPGKVPNQVPEPQNKEN from the coding sequence GTGAAGCGTTATCTTAAACCGACTCATCAAGGGTGGAAAATTTTAACCGCTAGTTTTGCCTTGGGTTTAACAGCTTGTGGAGATGGGGCTTTTATTACCCCTCCTACCCAACGATTAGGAGCAACTTTAAACAGTATAGCAGCCGAACAAAACCCCCAGTTTTCTTATGAAGGTCGTTATGTAGTATTTGCTTCTGATCGTCAGGGAAAACGAGGTATTTGGTTGTATGATTTTCAGACTAACGGGTTAATATCTTTACCCGGCATTAATCAACCAGGGACAGTTCAGGATCAACCTGATATTAGTGCAGACGGCAAATACATTGTGTATGTTTCTGAACAAGAAGGAAAATCGGATATTTTTGTTTATGATCGTCAAACCTTTGAATCTAAAAATTTGACGAAAAATTTGTTAGGAGAAGTGCGTCACCCGACTATTAGTGGTAATGGTCGTTTAATTGCTTTTGAATCTAATCGGTCAGGACAATGGGATATTGTTATTTATGATAGGGGATTAAATACCCCTTTATCTCTGCCTGGGAAAGTACCCAATCAAGTCCCTGAACCTCAAAATAAGGAAAATTAA